Proteins encoded within one genomic window of Oncorhynchus masou masou isolate Uvic2021 chromosome 1, UVic_Omas_1.1, whole genome shotgun sequence:
- the LOC135548213 gene encoding neuronal acetylcholine receptor subunit alpha-5-like produces MLRVGPAATTLLLLLSYCCCHLCHSLGIPKLSSYAKTEDKLFKNLFRNYQKWVRPVEYLNGTVRVRFGLAISQLVDVDEKNQLMTTNVWMKQEWLDMKLRWDPDDYLGITNIRVPSDSIWIPDIVLYDNADGCFEGSVTKAVVKYDGTIIWTQPANYKSACIIDVTFFPFDLQNCSMKFGSWTYDGSQVDILLEDFHVDKRDYFDNGEWEIVKATGSRGLRMDGPCHFPFITYSFIIRRLPLFYTLFLIIPCIGLSFLTILVFYLPSNGGEKISLCTSVLVSLTVFLLVIEEIIPSSSKVIPLIGEYLVFTMIFVTLSIVITVFSINIHHRSSSTHQGMAPWVRRIFLHRLPKLLCMRSHVDRYATPGGAREGLTGREWAGLARREGVVGAITKGSSPESTPHLSSRNNLQAALDSIRYITMHVVKENEVREVVQDWKFVAQVLDRVFLWTFLLVSVLGSALLFIPVIYKWANIIVPNHAGGSG; encoded by the exons ATGCTGAGAGTTGGGCCAGCGGCCACCACTCTACTCCTGCTGCTGTCATACTGCTGCTGCCACCTGTGTCACTCTCTGG GAATCCCTAAACTGTCCTCCTATGCCAAGACAGAGGACAAACTGTTCAAGAACCTCTTCAGAAACTACCAGAAATGGGTGAGGCCTGTGGAATACCTCAACGGCACAGTACGGGTCAGATTTGGACTGGCCATCTCCCAGCTAGTGGACGTG GACGAGAAGAACCAGTTGATGACAACCAATGTCTGGATGAAACAG gAATGGTTGGACATGAAGCTACGCTGGGACCCTGATGACTACCTGGGCATCACTAACATCAGAGTCCCCTCGGACTCCATCTGGATCCCAGACATTGTGCTCTATGACAA TGCCGATGGGTGTTTTGAGGGCTCTGTCACCAAGGCTGTTGTCAAGTATGATGGCACCATCATCTGGACACAGCCCGCTAACTACAAGTCGGCCTGCATCATCGATGTCACCTTCTTCCCCTTTGACCTGCAGAACTGCTCCATGAAGTTTGGCTCCTGGACCTATGATGGCTCACAG GTTGACATCCTCCTGGAGGACTTCCATGTAGATAAGAGGGACTACTTTGACAATGGTGAATGGGAGATAGTGAAAGCAACAGGCAGCCGTGGTCTGAGGATGGACGGTCCCTGCCACTTCCCCTTCATCACCTACTCCTTTATCATCCGTAGACTGCCGCTCTTCTACACCctcttcctcattatcccctgtATCGGCCTTTCCTTCCTCACCATCCTGGTCTTCTACCTGCCCTCCAACGGCGGGGAGAAGATCTCCCTGTGCACCTCTGTGCTGGTGTCCCTCACTGTCTTCCTCCTCGTGATCGAGGAGATTATTCCGTCCTCCTCCAAGGTCATCCCTCTTATCGGGGAGTACCTGGTGTTCACCATGATCTTTGTCACGCTCTCAATTGTCATCACCGTCTTCTCTATCAACATCCACCACCGCTCCTCATCCACGCACCAAGGCATGGCGCCATGGGTGCGCCGTATCTTCCTGCACAGGCTGCCTAAGCTGCTGTGTATGCGCAGCCACGTGGACCGCTATGCTACCCCAGGAGGGGCCAGGGAAGgactgacagggagagagtgggCAGGACTGGCAAGAAGAGAGGGGGTAGTAGGGGCCATTACGAAGGGTTCTTCACCAGAGtccacccctcatctctcctctagGAATAACCTGCAGGCTGCTTTGGACTCTATCCGCTACATCACCATGCATGTGGTCAAGGAGAACGAGGTCAGAGAG gtggtgCAGGACTGGAAGTTTGTGGCTCAAGTTCTGGATCGTGTGTTCCTGTGGACCTTTCTCctggtctcagtactgggctctgctctgctcttcatCCCTGTCATCTACAAATGGGCAAACATCATCGTCCCCAACCATGCAGGCGGCAGCGGATAA
- the LOC135558414 gene encoding uncharacterized protein LOC135558414, with translation MAALGLLWLVIATASILVKCEDAKSEDKKIYPAKIFGPSNVTEGVNVHFKCSITGIGGPEDKLNVYLCKNGVGIRIAKLEKGKDDAIFTMKDVTREDSGNYSCVYTRDKPVPSHLKSTGDNLIVFHVDGEWKEGLNNMGGQGRAGLAAALVLLFLTLSLLLLLWRCWGILKPMIGIDHQPSETQDTDQTYSLISVVPVAAGVISPTDPTGNEALHSVITRVKRPEQQGETAIYAKVTKTKKEKEKQDPVYSLLNREDTMIL, from the exons ATGGCAGCATTAGGACTCCTCTGGCTTGTGATCG CCACAGCATCCATCCTTGTCAAATGTGAGGATGCAAAATCTGAAGACAAAA AGATCTACCCAGCAAAGATCTTTGGACCATCTAATGTGACTGAAGGGGTAAATGTCCATTTTAAATGTAGCATTACTGGCATCGGAGGACCTGAGGACAAGTTAAATGTTTACCTTTGCAAGAATGGAGTTGGGATAAGAATTGCGAAGCTGGAGAAAGGTAAAGATGATGCTATTTTCACCATGAAGGATGTTACAAGAGAAGACTCAGGCAACTACAGCTGTGTGTACACCAGAGATAAACCTGTACCCAGTCACTTGAAGTCAACAGGGGATAATTTAATAGTCTTTCATGTCGATGGAGAATGGAAAG AGGGACTAAATAATATGGGAGGACAAGGCAGAGCAGGACTGGCAGCAGCCTTGGTCCTCCTGTTTCTGACTCTGTCtttactgctgttactgtggAGGTGCTGGGGGATCCTGAAACCAA TGATAGGCATTGACCATCAACCAAG TGAGACTCAGGATACGGATCAAACATACAGTCTAATCTCAGTTGTACCAG TCGCAGCTGGTGTAAT CTCTCCAACTGATCCTACAGGAAATGAGGCACTGCACAGTGTAATAACTAGAG TGAAAAGACCAGAACAGCAGGGTGAAACTGCCATCTATGCCAAAGTGACCAAAACAAAGAAGGAGAAAGAAAAACAGGACCCTGTGTACAGTCTGCTGAACAGAGAGGACACCATGATACTGTAG